In one Sporomusa sphaeroides DSM 2875 genomic region, the following are encoded:
- a CDS encoding ABC transporter ATP-binding protein has product MVGEIKIEGVVKRFPQQDAEDVVALSGIDLTIEAGEFVSLIGPSGCGKSTLLRLIAGLNGADEGKLYIDNEAISQPSYERGLVFQNPMLFPWLNVYDNVAFGLKARSVYKESKQEVHKFIDLVGLSTFHKSYPHQLSGGMAQRASLARALVNYPKVLLLDEPLGALDAFTRMNMQDELLRIWQERKTTMIMVTHDVDEAIYLSDRIIVMTPRPAKIESCIKVKLSRPRARSNPEFLHLRSKILGILNYAGNEKEPGYYL; this is encoded by the coding sequence ATGGTAGGGGAAATAAAGATAGAAGGAGTTGTTAAACGCTTTCCACAGCAGGATGCAGAGGATGTTGTTGCCCTCAGCGGTATTGATCTAACCATTGAAGCCGGTGAATTTGTATCGCTCATTGGACCTTCCGGCTGCGGCAAATCAACGCTGCTGCGGCTGATTGCCGGACTAAACGGCGCTGATGAAGGGAAGCTGTATATTGATAATGAGGCAATCAGCCAACCATCTTATGAACGCGGGCTGGTGTTTCAAAATCCCATGCTGTTTCCCTGGTTGAATGTCTATGATAATGTGGCCTTCGGTTTGAAAGCCCGCAGCGTCTATAAAGAAAGTAAACAGGAAGTTCATAAATTTATTGATTTGGTGGGATTATCAACTTTCCATAAATCATACCCTCATCAGCTTTCCGGCGGTATGGCACAGCGGGCATCCCTGGCAAGAGCTTTAGTGAATTATCCCAAGGTGCTGCTGCTTGATGAACCGCTTGGTGCGCTTGATGCATTTACCCGCATGAACATGCAGGATGAATTGCTCCGCATTTGGCAGGAACGGAAAACCACCATGATTATGGTGACACATGATGTAGACGAAGCAATATATCTGTCAGACCGCATCATTGTTATGACCCCAAGACCGGCCAAGATAGAAAGCTGCATTAAGGTAAAGCTGTCAAGACCCAGAGCCCGCAGCAATCCGGAATTTTTACATTTGCGCTCAAAAATTTTAGGGATACTGAATTACGCCGGCAATGAAAAAGAGCCCGGTTATTATTTATAA
- a CDS encoding ABC transporter substrate-binding protein, translating to MNRKKQMSVIALTVIFALILTACGQKPVTKADEFVLKIGYSGSLCEAPVHMAVEKGFFAEEGLKVELIKLAPGTTFEAVTAGKIDAAFGLLASLMQPLSNGLPIKVTTGLHTGCDKVLVASDSGIKTLTDLKGKRIGVPSMTSSPIIFAKRALADAGVGVSEKNMEVEFAVFNASDLPIALKNGSVDALAMNDPTAAVAQKEYGLFTLVDSALTEPYKHQYCCSAFVRDNIASDYPEIAAKYTRAMQKSSAWIQKNQDETAKIQVEKKWVAGDAAFNAEVLKTYNYIPSVKGAYDAFGITAKQLQQVGMLNSSVDVEALHKNSFIFFKDVQDTVQ from the coding sequence ATGAACAGGAAAAAACAGATGAGTGTGATTGCCTTAACAGTAATTTTTGCACTGATATTAACGGCCTGCGGCCAAAAACCGGTGACCAAGGCGGACGAGTTTGTGCTGAAAATCGGTTACTCCGGCAGCTTGTGTGAAGCTCCGGTGCATATGGCTGTGGAAAAGGGCTTTTTTGCCGAGGAAGGTTTGAAGGTTGAACTGATTAAGCTGGCCCCTGGTACAACATTTGAAGCCGTTACCGCCGGTAAGATAGATGCTGCTTTTGGTTTGCTGGCCAGCCTGATGCAGCCGCTTTCCAACGGATTGCCGATTAAGGTTACCACCGGTTTGCATACCGGCTGCGACAAGGTGCTTGTGGCCAGCGACTCCGGGATTAAGACCCTGACAGATTTAAAAGGTAAAAGGATAGGGGTTCCCAGTATGACCAGCAGCCCGATTATTTTTGCCAAACGGGCGTTAGCTGATGCCGGTGTGGGCGTAAGTGAAAAAAACATGGAAGTAGAGTTTGCTGTATTTAATGCCAGTGATCTTCCCATTGCTTTGAAAAACGGCTCGGTGGATGCACTGGCGATGAATGACCCGACGGCAGCCGTAGCCCAAAAAGAATATGGACTGTTTACTCTGGTTGACTCGGCATTGACCGAACCCTATAAACATCAGTATTGCTGCTCGGCATTTGTCCGGGATAATATAGCCAGCGATTATCCGGAAATTGCGGCAAAATATACCCGGGCTATGCAGAAGTCCAGTGCCTGGATCCAGAAGAATCAGGATGAAACCGCAAAAATTCAGGTTGAGAAAAAGTGGGTTGCCGGCGACGCTGCTTTTAATGCCGAAGTATTAAAAACCTATAACTATATTCCTTCGGTTAAAGGGGCTTACGATGCCTTTGGCATAACAGCAAAACAGTTGCAGCAGGTGGGTATGCTGAATAGTAGTGTGGATGTGGAAGCCTTGCACAAAAACAGCTTTATCTTTTTCAAAGATGTGCAGGATACTGTTCAATAG
- a CDS encoding MFS transporter codes for MGSKWELQAKLTANSKLIVRALRHRNYRLFFTGQTISMIGTWMQDIAINWLIYELTGSPLMIGMVNFCGKIPGFMLGPFAGLIVDRFNRRRIIIFTQIMSMLQALTMAILVLTGRVEVWHVMALGTLLGCIQAFDLPARHAFIVDMVDDRDDMNNAIALNSIIINTARLVGPSVAGILIAIVGEGICFLLNAGSFIAVIMALMAMRINTGPEEPSRHWAIGHELREGFSYAYHFLPIRYLFFLLWIICLLGMPYIVLMPIFADQVLGGGSTMLGFLFSATGLGAICGASFLAARSQVAGLENITPAAAGLFGLALVVFSQNTSVWLALGIMFFAGIGMIMHSIATNTLLQTVVDDGKRGRIMSMYSMAFQGLTPLGSLLAGFLAQQIGAPATECIFGSVCVIGAMVFYNCLPKMKAHMSVIYN; via the coding sequence ATGGGGAGCAAATGGGAGCTACAAGCTAAACTTACTGCCAACAGCAAGCTGATAGTGCGCGCTTTGCGCCATCGCAATTACCGTTTGTTTTTTACCGGTCAGACGATTTCCATGATTGGGACCTGGATGCAGGATATCGCTATAAACTGGCTGATTTACGAGTTAACCGGATCGCCTTTGATGATCGGGATGGTTAATTTTTGCGGCAAAATTCCCGGGTTTATGTTAGGACCGTTTGCCGGTCTGATTGTGGACCGATTTAATAGACGTAGAATCATAATTTTTACTCAAATCATGTCAATGCTGCAGGCGTTGACTATGGCCATACTGGTATTGACTGGCCGGGTCGAGGTCTGGCATGTTATGGCATTGGGAACTTTGCTTGGCTGTATCCAGGCCTTTGATCTGCCTGCGCGTCACGCATTCATTGTTGATATGGTGGATGACCGGGACGATATGAATAATGCCATTGCCTTAAACTCGATTATTATTAACACAGCGCGGCTTGTCGGCCCGTCTGTTGCCGGCATTTTAATTGCCATTGTGGGAGAAGGCATTTGCTTTTTGTTGAATGCAGGCAGTTTTATCGCGGTCATCATGGCTTTAATGGCTATGCGGATCAATACCGGACCCGAGGAACCTAGCCGCCACTGGGCAATTGGTCATGAATTACGGGAAGGATTTTCCTATGCTTATCACTTTCTTCCCATCCGCTATTTGTTTTTTTTACTGTGGATTATCTGTTTGCTAGGAATGCCGTATATTGTGCTTATGCCAATTTTTGCCGATCAGGTTTTGGGCGGCGGTTCTACCATGTTAGGTTTCTTGTTTTCGGCTACAGGGCTGGGGGCCATCTGTGGCGCTTCCTTTCTGGCGGCGCGTTCCCAGGTCGCCGGGCTGGAGAATATTACACCGGCGGCGGCAGGCTTATTTGGTTTGGCACTGGTGGTATTCTCGCAAAATACCTCGGTTTGGCTGGCTTTGGGTATTATGTTTTTTGCCGGTATTGGCATGATCATGCACAGCATAGCAACAAATACACTGCTGCAAACCGTGGTCGACGATGGCAAGCGGGGACGGATTATGAGTATGTACTCGATGGCGTTCCAGGGCTTGACACCGCTAGGCAGTCTCCTGGCAGGCTTTTTGGCGCAACAGATTGGCGCTCCGGCGACAGAATGTATTTTTGGCAGTGTTTGCGTAATTGGCGCCATGGTGTTTTATAACTGTCTGCCAAAAATGAAAGCACATATGAGTGTTATTTACAATTAA
- a CDS encoding nitrogenase component 1, whose amino-acid sequence MGTFIERAKSTCALGGAIVTIASLPRAIPIVHASGGCATMLSGTYNQASGYKGSGYCSGHMTPTSNVVEKDIVFGGEERLEEQITHTIKIIDGDLYFVVTGCQVEIIGDDAVGVTRRFQDGKLPVLAANTPGFLGNGFKGYDVVLSTLAAEFIEPKAVKAAKTVNILGIMPGQDVFYRGNISGIQNLLNKLGIKANTFFGDGETIETIKNYGDAALTIVFSDRYGIDTAKVFEEKHNIPYITADLPIGETRTDAFLHTIGRHLGIEPAAIEALIAEERRYYYSYLERFLDIYGDIDLQRYAIVSADINYAFPLISFLADDLGWVPHLVVINEEVDELGKKRYDQKFNQLTSEAKPKVVFEQHAGQLLNHIRQSWPHNSNDKYYDALSPAFLVGSSLEGSTAQKIGAAFLPVSFPVTNRAVLNKGYTGYRGGLSLAEDLFSALVSNR is encoded by the coding sequence ATGGGTACTTTTATTGAACGGGCAAAATCGACATGTGCTCTGGGTGGTGCTATTGTTACCATAGCTTCATTACCGCGGGCTATTCCCATTGTTCATGCATCAGGCGGGTGCGCCACCATGCTGTCAGGCACCTATAACCAGGCAAGCGGTTACAAAGGTTCAGGCTATTGCAGCGGCCATATGACACCTACCTCCAATGTTGTTGAAAAAGACATTGTTTTTGGCGGCGAGGAGCGGCTGGAGGAGCAAATTACCCACACGATCAAAATAATTGATGGAGATCTATATTTTGTTGTGACCGGCTGCCAGGTAGAAATCATCGGTGATGATGCCGTCGGTGTGACCCGGCGCTTCCAGGACGGTAAACTGCCTGTGCTGGCAGCCAATACCCCCGGCTTTTTGGGTAATGGCTTTAAGGGCTATGATGTGGTGCTGAGTACTCTGGCTGCCGAATTTATCGAACCCAAGGCAGTCAAGGCGGCAAAGACCGTCAATATCTTAGGCATAATGCCGGGACAGGATGTCTTTTACCGGGGAAATATCAGCGGTATCCAAAACTTATTAAACAAGCTGGGCATCAAAGCCAATACCTTTTTTGGCGATGGGGAAACCATCGAAACCATCAAAAATTACGGAGACGCAGCGCTGACAATTGTTTTTTCCGACAGATATGGCATCGATACCGCCAAGGTTTTTGAGGAAAAGCATAACATTCCGTATATTACTGCAGACCTTCCCATTGGCGAGACCAGGACAGATGCTTTTTTACACACAATTGGCAGACATCTGGGAATTGAGCCGGCGGCCATTGAAGCGCTTATTGCTGAGGAAAGGCGCTATTATTACAGCTATCTCGAACGGTTTTTGGATATTTACGGCGATATCGATTTGCAGCGGTATGCCATCGTTTCGGCCGATATTAATTATGCTTTTCCGTTAATCAGTTTTTTGGCTGACGATTTGGGTTGGGTACCGCATCTTGTTGTTATCAATGAAGAGGTGGATGAGCTTGGCAAAAAGCGCTATGACCAGAAATTTAATCAACTGACTTCAGAGGCCAAACCCAAAGTCGTTTTTGAACAGCATGCCGGACAGCTGCTGAACCATATCCGGCAAAGCTGGCCTCATAACAGCAATGATAAGTATTATGATGCACTCAGTCCGGCTTTCCTTGTAGGCAGCAGCCTGGAAGGCTCTACCGCCCAGAAGATCGGAGCCGCATTCCTGCCGGTTTCCTTTCCGGTCACTAACCGGGCTGTTTTGAATAAAGGCTACACCGGTTACCGGGGCGGGTTATCACTTGCCGAAGATCTATTTTCAGCGCTTGTCAGTAATCGATAG
- a CDS encoding nitrogenase component 1, with protein MSKLTENLTYDYLAAEAAPTREERIEATYAFGGSCSSLKLGMGKGCTKYNCRKFAQGGGCQLTLALGIVRTFQNTVVIIHGPLGCASNNLGVAGYSKTFRVLKHKPVTDNIWLHTNLDENDVISGGIDKLREAIVYAEQEYRPDAIVIGNSCVPGIIGDDIDALIDELDGQLSARIVPVHCEGFKSKFVATGYDSAYHGVLKKLIDPVKKAKKTNPGDSAGTTAVEQYIHSKTVNLLNVGSTSYGDEVELSRLLKALGLTVRVMPLYASIEEISRMGEAALNVSICATHDDYLIGHLKERFGTEYIIDTLPIGIKNTNQWLRAIAAFFKLENEAEELIAMETLQIEAALEPFKKVLNGKTVFVGGGETRIFTTAEFYQFLGMKVLGLKPHNFDRFAVPMIDDIDDPEAVVDVAPGQPAEELVVLNRLRPDLYVGHTGANAWVTKLGIPTTPLFGQSFNYMGYSGAFELARKAARRLQNTAFAKKIAANVALPFRPEWYASNPFDNIKEAQQG; from the coding sequence ATGTCCAAATTAACCGAAAACCTTACTTATGATTATTTAGCCGCCGAGGCCGCGCCTACCAGAGAAGAACGGATTGAAGCAACCTATGCCTTTGGTGGCTCTTGCTCAAGTCTGAAACTTGGCATGGGAAAGGGCTGCACTAAGTATAATTGCCGGAAGTTTGCGCAAGGCGGCGGCTGCCAGTTAACCTTAGCCTTGGGCATTGTCAGAACCTTTCAGAATACCGTGGTCATCATCCACGGGCCGCTGGGCTGCGCTTCCAATAACCTGGGGGTGGCCGGCTATAGTAAGACCTTCAGGGTGCTAAAGCATAAACCGGTTACCGATAATATCTGGTTACACACCAATTTGGATGAAAATGATGTTATTTCCGGCGGCATTGACAAATTGCGTGAGGCAATAGTATATGCAGAGCAAGAATACCGTCCTGATGCTATTGTCATTGGCAATAGCTGCGTACCTGGAATTATCGGCGATGATATTGATGCTTTAATCGACGAACTGGACGGACAGCTTTCGGCCCGGATAGTGCCTGTTCACTGCGAAGGGTTTAAAAGCAAGTTTGTTGCCACCGGCTATGATTCGGCTTACCATGGGGTATTGAAAAAACTGATTGATCCTGTAAAAAAAGCTAAAAAAACAAATCCAGGTGACAGTGCCGGGACAACTGCAGTGGAACAATATATTCACAGTAAGACTGTCAATCTTCTGAACGTGGGCTCCACCAGCTACGGCGATGAAGTGGAGTTATCAAGGCTGCTTAAAGCTCTTGGCCTGACAGTGCGTGTAATGCCGCTGTATGCAAGTATTGAGGAAATTTCCCGTATGGGGGAAGCTGCACTCAATGTCAGCATTTGCGCCACCCATGACGATTACCTGATTGGTCACTTGAAAGAGCGTTTTGGTACAGAATATATAATCGATACCCTGCCGATCGGTATTAAGAATACCAATCAATGGCTGCGGGCTATTGCAGCATTCTTTAAGCTCGAAAATGAAGCAGAAGAACTAATCGCCATGGAAACTCTCCAGATTGAAGCCGCTCTCGAACCCTTTAAAAAAGTGCTTAACGGCAAAACTGTTTTTGTCGGCGGCGGCGAGACCCGTATTTTTACAACTGCCGAATTTTATCAGTTTTTAGGGATGAAGGTTCTGGGGTTGAAACCGCATAATTTTGATCGTTTTGCCGTACCGATGATTGATGATATTGATGATCCGGAGGCTGTTGTTGATGTGGCGCCAGGGCAGCCGGCCGAAGAACTGGTTGTACTCAACCGCCTCAGGCCTGATCTTTATGTCGGCCATACGGGAGCCAACGCCTGGGTAACCAAACTGGGTATTCCCACCACACCGCTTTTTGGCCAGTCATTTAACTATATGGGTTATTCAGGAGCCTTTGAACTGGCGAGAAAAGCGGCGAGAAGGCTGCAGAATACCGCTTTTGCAAAAAAAATAGCGGCCAATGTAGCCCTGCCGTTCCGGCCTGAATGGTATGCCAGTAATCCGTTTGACAACATCAAAGAAGCACAGCAAGGTTAA